A genomic region of Solanum dulcamara chromosome 2, daSolDulc1.2, whole genome shotgun sequence contains the following coding sequences:
- the LOC129875258 gene encoding uncharacterized protein LOC129875258 → MVELIEKRNRLSQSGNPTTCSVNIGEDMSCPSEQKNNEGGKKESNGGLVPQLAVEGEIHNSLSKSKKKKLKHRTCSSPIIISDDEESKSSSEKDCEVDKLTLTEEKEQVPVKETLPLTFQFEDEEPLPPEKEEWEKETDDLFAEMDMCIGFTSPSVSPMQIENLSGCQMGNHHLILDEEIGLICEVCFHVHLESKYIFPPFAQRSQGRY, encoded by the exons atggtTGAGTTAATTGAGAAGAGGAACAGGTTGAGTCAAAGTGGTAATCCTACTACTTGTTCTGTGAATATTGGAGAGGACATGAGTTGTCCTTCGGAGCAAAAGAACAATGAAGGAGGAAAAAAAGAGTCAAATGGGGGCTTAGTACCTCAGCTTGCTGTTGAGGGTGAAATTCACAACTCACTTTCTAAGTCCAAAAAGAAGAAGCTAAAACATAGAACTTGTAGTAGCCCGATTATCATTAGTGATGATGAGGAGTCTAAATCGTCGTCTGAAAAGGACTGTGAGGTTGACAAACTCACTCTTACTGAAGAGAAGGAACAGGTTCCTGTCAAAGAAACACTTCCTTTAACATTCCAGTTTGAAGACGAGGAACCTCTTCCACCCGAGAAAGAAGAATGGGAAAAGGAGACTGACGATCTCTTTGCTGAAATGGACATGTGTATTGGCTTTACAAGTCCATCTGTTTCACCGATGCAGATTGAAAACCTAAGTGGCTGTCAGATGGGGAACCACCATCTTATTCTAGATGAGGAAATTGGACTCATCTGTGAAGTTTGTTTCCACGTGCATTTGGAGAGCAAGTACATCTTCCCTCCTTTT GCTCAGAGAAGTCAAGGGAGgtattga